Proteins encoded together in one Osmia lignaria lignaria isolate PbOS001 chromosome 4, iyOsmLign1, whole genome shotgun sequence window:
- the LOC117603417 gene encoding uncharacterized protein LOC117603417 — protein sequence MLDSDVDSWYEWKRGDDFNETHSAMSTNDMQLIGSRSLSHLQSDDYRKEPSTSNGLICYDATSTSSRFNPEVRFINPAIYAETLDNEEDEEQEVEIRVKVRSKEDGRIGNHGDFTQMTDMMTTLSVNNDLATSFVDQAGDQASAQETYRCYSLNSPTTFSSYKSDVMRSKSVTSCRPSGRVERRCKIVDMAADNDQLCPVRQTEVQRERDESYDVSCRYTLNGHRLLRVSTASLSGIKISENTSNDCEFMKKITYSEWIRRKQETIRRKKEEEEMAERKKRMESERLAREKEERELRERENFLKWSERKKREEERKKAMIEKELQVQKQLKEIEDKAAVAKNMNLSQWARKKKEEEKARRRKEELKQKRLEEEKQKRLEESTKAYENWRKMAKNKPKPATQGLLPHQKAKPAYVNPTPWQRIVEDTEDVDEDGLNSKKTQSQSKISTRRNAIYYD from the exons ATGCTAGACAGCGACGTTGACAGTTGGTACGAATGGAAGCGAGGAGATGATTTTAATGAAACGCACTCGGCGATGAGTACGAATGATATGCAACTGATCGGCTCTAGATCATTAAGTCACTTGCAGTCCGATGATTACCGAAAAGAGCCTTCCACGAGCAACGGACTGATCTGCTACGATGCGACTTCTACGAGCTCTAGATTCAACCCGGAGGTCCGTTTCATCAATCCGGCGATATACGCGGAAACTCTAGACAACGAAGAGGATGAAGAGCAAGAGGTTGAGATTAGAGTGAAGGTCAGATCAAAGGAGGATGGACGGATCGGTAATCACGGTGATTTTACGCAAATGACCGATATGATGACCACGTTGTCTGTTAACAATGACCTGGCCACCTCCTTCGTGGACCAAGCCGGGGACCAAGCTTCAGCCCAAGAAACATATCGTTGTTATTCCTTGAATTCTCCGACTACATTCTCGTCCTATAAATCCGACGTGATGCGTTCCAAGTCCGTTACTTCCTGTAGACCCTCTGGCCGTGTTGAGAGACGATGCAAAATCGTCGACATGGCGGCAGATAATGATCAACTTTGTCCTGTCAGGCAAACGGAAGTGCAGAG ggAACGCGATGAAAGTTACGACGTATCCTGCAGATACACGTTGAACGGACATCGACTCTTACGAGTGTCCACGGCGTCGTTGTCCGGTATTAAAATTTCCGAGAACACTTCGAACGACTGCGAGTTCATGAAGAAGATCACTTACAGCGAGTGGATTCGAAGAAAACAGGAAACGATTCGACGGaagaaggaggaagaagagatGGCTGAGAGGAAGAAGCGAATGGAGTCAGAGAGATTGGCACGCGAGAAGGAGGAAAGAGAATTAAGAGAGcgtgagaattttttaaaatggtcCGAGAGgaagaaacgagaagaagagaggaagaaggcTATGATTGAAAAAGAATTGCAAGTGCAGAAACAGTTGAAAGAGATCGAGGATAAAGCTGCTGTTGCGAAGAATATGAATCTTAGCCAGTGGGCtcgtaaaaagaaggaagaagagaaag CACGTCGAAGAAAGGAGGAGCTAAAGCAGAAACGACTGGAGGAAGAGAAGCAGAAGAGATTAGAAGAGAGCACGAAGGCATATGAAAATTGGCGAAAAATGGCGAAGAACAAACCTAAACCAGCTACCCAAGGACTTCTAC CTCATCAGAAAGCAAAGCCAGCGTATGTGAACCCTACACCTTGGCAGCGAATTGTCGAGGACACCGAGGATGTTGATGAAGATGGATTGAACAGCAAGAAAACACAAAGTCAGTCGAAGATTAGCACCAGGAGAAACGCTATATATTATGATTAA
- the LOC117603419 gene encoding uncharacterized protein LOC117603419: MRTKGLLLLLICIAGSSITFIAFSNQRPSIQTLVTETHKQLRNFQENLKDVEEKRLVTDSKYLAMLGLDGQTSTTPFSYKSQNVTVVSLIRPGNEQNIYGFVRNVSHFLPNNSIIIYSVGLNDDSLQNIRAACNSTKCNVIHFDISPFPTHVEDDRLHVYRPLVIQTALNTLGNILYMDSNIRLNSSDISKYLLPKSGILAWPTRHAISSLTHPKMYEYFHVSAESFFFLPLIRASHLVIRNVKEIREKIMLPWVQCALTRDCICPIGAQSAGCRFNKKPQYRYSGCHAYDASALNIVLGLHFNFDDTYYVHQERETYFNKIQPEEITEEYLLITRQNNATELNLRNSISTER, from the exons ATGCGTACCAAAGGTCTGCTATTGTTGCTTATCTGCATAGCAGGGAGCAGCATCACTTTTATTGCTTTCAGTAATCAACGACCTTCCATTCAAACTCTGGTTACAGAGACACACAAGCAATTACGGAACTTCCAG GAGAACTTGAAAGATGTCGAGGAGAAGAGGTTGGTAACAGACTCTAAGTATCTTGCAATGCTTGGGCTGGATGGACAAACTAGCACAACACCTTTTAGTTATAAATCTCAAAATGTGACTGTTGTCTCTCTTATAAGGCCTGGAAATGAACAAAATATTTATGGCTTTGTGAGAAATGTCAGTCATTTTTTGCCAAATAATAGTATTATCATTTATAGTGTTGGATTGAATGATGATTCTTTGCAAAATATTAGAGCAGCTTGTAATTCTACAAAATGTAATGTGATTCATTTTGACATAAGTCCATTTCCAACTCATGTTGAAGATGATAGACTGCATGTTTATAGACCTCTAGTTATTCAG ACAGCTTTAAACACACTAGGAAACATATTGTATATGGATTCAAATATACGTTTGAATTCATCTGACATCTCAAAATACCTTTTACCAAAATCTGGAATTTTGGCCTGGCCTACAAGGCATGCAATTAGCTCTTTAACGCATCCAAAGATGTACGAATATTTTCACGTTTCCGCTGaaagttttttctttcttcctttaatAAGAGCATCACATTTAGTAATTAGGAATGTTAAAGAAATCAGGGAAAAAATAATGTTGCCATGGGTACAATGCGCGCTAACGAGAGATTGTATTTGTCCCATTG GTGCTCAGTCAGCAGGTTGTCGATTTAACAAGAAACCACAGTACCGGTATTCCGGTTGTCACGCGTATGACGCTTCTGCACTAAATATCGTACTCGGATTACATTTCAATTTCGACGATACATATTATGTTCATCAAGAACGAGAAACGTACTTTAATAAAATCCAACCGGAGGAAATCACGGAAGAGTATCTTCTGATCACGAGACAGAACAATGCGACCGAGTTGAACTTGAGAAATAGCATATCAACTGAACGTTAA